Proteins encoded in a region of the Paramagnetospirillum magneticum AMB-1 genome:
- a CDS encoding helix-turn-helix transcriptional regulator has protein sequence MHDQFGHGRFAVRYEKADNLLQLALELQAARGGLSLLDIEQKFGVGRRTAMRMRDAAIRNFPQMEEVDTGERTKRWRLPNGTLDRLVAFTAEELAALESATRLFERDNREDEAAELATLGAKLRALLKPDVARRVEPDLEALLEAEGLAMRPGPRPRIDISVVEELRQAIMACTKVKLRYRNRKTKQVNERLVHPYGFLHGHRNYLVAWHENPKANAVTLFALPHIEGIELTAEPFQRDPEFSLEAFAARSFGLFQSEPFKTVWRFAPEAADDAEEFIFHPTQQVERQLDGSLLITIMAASDLEMAWHLYSWGDTVEVLEPVELAEMVHGQRVAWAALP, from the coding sequence AACCTCTTACAGTTGGCGTTGGAGCTTCAGGCTGCACGAGGCGGTCTGTCGCTCTTGGATATCGAGCAGAAATTCGGTGTCGGGCGGCGAACGGCAATGCGGATGCGTGATGCGGCCATAAGAAACTTCCCCCAAATGGAGGAGGTCGATACGGGTGAGCGGACCAAGCGGTGGCGATTGCCAAACGGAACCTTGGATCGATTGGTCGCCTTCACCGCCGAGGAATTGGCGGCTCTTGAGTCCGCTACACGCCTGTTCGAGCGTGACAACCGGGAAGATGAGGCAGCCGAACTGGCCACATTGGGAGCCAAACTTCGTGCCTTGCTCAAGCCTGATGTCGCACGAAGGGTGGAACCGGACCTTGAAGCTCTGCTCGAAGCAGAGGGGCTGGCAATGCGGCCAGGGCCGCGTCCTCGGATCGACATCTCTGTGGTCGAGGAACTGCGACAGGCCATTATGGCCTGTACAAAGGTCAAGCTGAGGTATCGGAATCGGAAAACCAAGCAGGTCAACGAGCGATTGGTCCACCCCTATGGATTCCTGCACGGTCACCGAAACTACCTCGTCGCGTGGCATGAGAACCCAAAGGCCAATGCGGTCACACTATTCGCCCTGCCGCATATCGAAGGCATCGAACTGACAGCCGAGCCGTTCCAACGCGATCCAGAATTCTCCCTGGAAGCGTTTGCGGCTCGGTCGTTTGGGCTATTCCAGAGCGAACCATTCAAGACTGTTTGGCGGTTTGCCCCAGAAGCCGCCGACGATGCCGAGGAATTCATCTTCCATCCCACCCAGCAGGTGGAACGGCAATTGGATGGGTCGTTGCTCATCACCATCATGGCGGCGTCAGACCTGGAAATGGCATGGCACCTGTATTCCTGGGGTGACACTGTGGAGGTGTTGGAGCCAGTCGAATTAGCCGAAATGGTTCATGGGCAACGAGTGGCGTGGGCTGCATTACCATAG
- a CDS encoding phosphohydrolase, whose translation MGEISERAWQRMLSGRRLDILAPSPLDIEIEDIALGLSRLARWNGQTLGVHGYSVAQHSILVAELVASNSPDMPVQCLLAGLLHDGPEFVTSDLVTPFKRAVGQGYMELEARMAAAIHTAFGLPAMLPHEWQEAVDHADRLAAFLEAIHLAGFSEIEARRLFGWRKSIPIIEIDPWSSAIAREKFLAVFHDLKSGGHHCRKRWETPRRSASGS comes from the coding sequence ATGGGAGAGATCAGTGAAAGAGCGTGGCAACGAATGCTCTCGGGCCGACGCCTGGACATTCTGGCCCCCAGTCCGCTCGACATTGAGATTGAGGACATCGCACTGGGGTTGTCCCGCTTGGCGAGGTGGAACGGTCAGACCCTGGGCGTACATGGTTATTCGGTTGCCCAGCACTCGATCCTGGTGGCCGAGTTGGTCGCGTCCAATTCTCCGGACATGCCAGTGCAATGTTTGTTGGCCGGTTTGCTTCATGATGGACCTGAATTCGTTACGTCGGACCTTGTGACACCATTCAAGAGGGCAGTAGGGCAAGGTTACATGGAACTTGAGGCTCGAATGGCTGCGGCCATCCACACTGCATTCGGACTCCCTGCCATGCTGCCTCATGAGTGGCAAGAGGCTGTTGATCACGCTGACCGGCTCGCGGCATTCCTTGAGGCGATCCATCTTGCCGGGTTTTCTGAAATTGAAGCTCGGCGGCTATTCGGTTGGCGGAAATCCATTCCGATCATCGAAATTGACCCATGGTCGTCAGCCATCGCCCGAGAAAAGTTCCTGGCGGTGTTTCATGACCTGAAATCTGGCGGTCATCATTGCCGTAAGCGGTGGGAAACACCCCGCCGGTCTGCATCGGGGAGTTGA
- a CDS encoding DUF3572 domain-containing protein: MDPFKTYEPKPRPVAMKMTPGDAETIALQVVAWIIGDDTMRDRFISITGCGADDLRNRIDQPAFLGSVLDFLLADESSVLAFADHVGLPPDVAMMARAKLPGWSAPN; this comes from the coding sequence GTGGACCCCTTCAAAACATACGAACCGAAGCCAAGACCGGTAGCCATGAAGATGACCCCTGGTGATGCGGAAACTATCGCTCTTCAAGTGGTCGCCTGGATCATTGGCGACGACACCATGCGAGATCGGTTTATCTCCATCACAGGATGCGGTGCCGACGATCTGCGAAATCGTATCGATCAACCAGCATTCCTTGGATCGGTGCTGGACTTCCTTCTGGCCGACGAATCATCCGTGCTGGCGTTTGCCGACCATGTTGGCCTACCGCCAGACGTGGCGATGATGGCCCGAGCCAAGCTTCCTGGATGGTCAGCACCGAATTGA
- a CDS encoding 3'-5' exonuclease, with translation MQEMGDHEKMAVALEATGQYRVLRKLIPRQNLVPHDGSKTRLGIFIDLETTGLDPAKDEIIELAMVPFVYGLDGRIFEIQDAFQGLRQPSNPIPAEITKLTGITDEMVAGKVIDPAEVAAFAAPAAIVIAHNAAFDRKFIERFCPSFSTKPWGCSMSQVDWTGEGFEGTKLGYLLGGFGLFHDGHRATDDCHAAIEILARPLPKSGVPAMGKLLEKAREATCRVWAENSPFDLKDVLKARGYRWSDGSDGRPRAWFIDVPEDQLQQEKDFLVQEIYQREVDIHAARITAVDRFSIRC, from the coding sequence ATGCAGGAGATGGGTGATCACGAGAAGATGGCTGTGGCGTTGGAGGCCACCGGCCAGTATCGCGTCCTTCGTAAATTGATCCCCCGCCAGAACCTTGTTCCGCACGATGGTTCCAAGACCCGACTCGGTATTTTCATCGATCTTGAAACCACCGGACTGGACCCGGCCAAGGACGAGATCATCGAGTTGGCAATGGTCCCATTTGTCTATGGGCTGGATGGTCGGATTTTCGAAATCCAGGATGCATTCCAAGGTCTGAGGCAGCCTTCAAATCCAATCCCAGCGGAAATCACCAAGCTGACTGGCATCACCGATGAAATGGTCGCCGGGAAAGTTATCGACCCAGCCGAAGTAGCCGCCTTCGCCGCCCCCGCTGCCATCGTTATCGCCCACAATGCCGCCTTCGACCGCAAATTTATCGAACGGTTTTGCCCAAGTTTCTCGACCAAACCGTGGGGCTGCTCAATGTCCCAGGTAGATTGGACAGGTGAAGGATTCGAAGGTACCAAGCTCGGATACCTGCTGGGCGGTTTCGGCCTTTTTCACGATGGGCACCGGGCGACGGACGACTGCCACGCCGCCATCGAAATCCTGGCTCGGCCACTACCGAAGTCCGGTGTTCCTGCCATGGGGAAGCTGCTGGAAAAAGCCAGGGAAGCGACGTGTCGGGTCTGGGCAGAAAATTCGCCATTTGACCTGAAGGACGTATTGAAGGCACGGGGATACCGGTGGTCGGACGGAAGCGATGGCCGACCACGGGCTTGGTTCATCGACGTGCCCGAGGATCAGCTTCAGCAGGAAAAGGATTTCCTGGTCCAAGAAATCTATCAGCGGGAAGTGGACATTCATGCTGCCCGGATCACCGCCGTTGATAGATTCTCAATTCGGTGCTGA
- the nrdR gene encoding transcriptional regulator NrdR, producing MRCPFCGQDDTQVKDSRPTDDNAAIRRRRACPGCGSRFTTFERVQIRDLVVVKKDGSRSTFDREKVVKSLQIALRKRPVEDDQIERIANGIYRRLESLGENEVPSKLIGELVMDVLMEMDQVAYLRYASVYRNFREAKDFGDFLGKMGTSSGD from the coding sequence ATGCGATGCCCGTTTTGCGGACAGGATGACACCCAGGTAAAGGATTCACGCCCAACCGATGACAATGCGGCCATCCGACGCCGCCGAGCTTGTCCAGGGTGTGGATCGCGGTTCACCACTTTCGAGCGGGTTCAAATCCGTGATCTGGTCGTGGTCAAAAAGGACGGATCACGCTCGACCTTCGACCGGGAGAAGGTGGTCAAGTCACTTCAGATCGCCCTGCGGAAACGCCCTGTCGAAGATGACCAGATCGAACGCATTGCCAATGGCATCTACCGCCGCCTTGAGAGCTTGGGAGAAAACGAGGTTCCGTCCAAGCTCATCGGTGAACTGGTGATGGACGTGCTGATGGAGATGGATCAGGTGGCCTATTTGCGGTACGCCTCGGTCTACCGGAACTTCCGCGAAGCCAAAGATTTTGGGGATTTCCTGGGGAAGATGGGAACCAGCAGCGGGGATTGA
- a CDS encoding diguanylate cyclase produces MSNDGGSQQFECSGISGSMVFASSPEFRHIIQSIIDHLPCGVTLFDQNLEMVACNGLFRRLLDFPATLFEGSLPSMKSLAMFNARRGEYGPGDPEELAGQVVQRAMAMNSHQFERVRPDGTILEISGQPLPSGGFITLYTDVTERRKSEETLRDKEGLLRLIFDNSSVAIFTIDSSGRIGAANQRMAEMFMMPLESLIGMEYVDLVDPGEQEAARKNMADHLIQDRPNVNLERHYWRSNGTAFWGQLTASHMPAYKDGHAGLVCVVSDITERKIAEQHLAERSHELEVLNLELTKAVEALAASNAELVAAREELEHLARHDTLTGAWSRSRIEESVRQEMLRNSRYGHPVSLIFIDLDHFKRINDGYGHAVGDEVLKSFCDIAQKCMRSTDLLGRWGGEEFVIVTPNSGLMIAILLAERIRKAVMAYDFPVAGHVTASFGVAEYRENETWESWLCRSDAALYAAKEGGRNRVITDACEADEADEAELLDLSFLRLVWRSTYESGLAAIDAQHRNLFEHANNLLTSVIGERPKDEVLPQIESLVMDLLEHFRDEEAAFRSIGYPGADEHAQIHQGLIDRAGELVENFASGELALGDLFNFLAYDVVAKHMLSEDRKFFGHLQAVRDTAV; encoded by the coding sequence ATGTCGAATGACGGGGGTAGCCAGCAATTTGAATGCAGCGGCATCAGCGGCTCGATGGTGTTCGCCAGTTCTCCTGAATTCCGCCACATCATCCAGTCGATCATCGACCACCTTCCTTGCGGCGTGACGTTGTTCGATCAGAACCTGGAGATGGTTGCCTGCAATGGCTTGTTCAGACGGCTACTGGATTTTCCTGCCACACTGTTTGAAGGCAGCCTGCCTTCAATGAAGTCTCTGGCCATGTTTAACGCCCGACGCGGTGAATATGGCCCAGGAGACCCAGAGGAACTCGCTGGGCAGGTTGTCCAGCGAGCAATGGCAATGAATTCACATCAGTTCGAGCGTGTTCGACCTGATGGAACCATTCTGGAGATTTCAGGCCAGCCACTGCCAAGCGGCGGATTCATCACCCTATACACAGATGTCACCGAACGACGGAAGTCTGAGGAAACCCTTCGTGACAAAGAGGGCCTCCTGCGGCTGATTTTCGACAATTCCAGTGTGGCCATTTTTACCATCGATTCCAGTGGCCGGATTGGTGCGGCCAACCAACGGATGGCGGAAATGTTCATGATGCCATTGGAATCGCTGATTGGCATGGAATACGTTGATCTGGTTGATCCCGGAGAGCAGGAAGCAGCCCGAAAAAACATGGCTGATCATCTGATCCAGGATCGGCCCAACGTCAACTTGGAGCGGCATTATTGGCGGTCGAATGGTACCGCATTTTGGGGGCAACTGACTGCCAGTCATATGCCCGCTTACAAAGATGGGCATGCAGGTCTGGTCTGCGTCGTTTCTGATATTACCGAACGCAAGATCGCGGAACAGCATCTGGCCGAACGCAGCCATGAACTCGAAGTTTTAAACCTGGAACTGACCAAAGCTGTTGAGGCACTTGCCGCATCGAATGCCGAACTTGTTGCCGCCCGAGAGGAACTGGAGCACTTGGCCCGGCATGACACTCTGACCGGGGCTTGGAGCCGCAGCAGGATCGAAGAATCAGTCCGACAGGAAATGCTCCGAAATTCGCGATATGGCCATCCTGTTTCACTGATCTTCATTGATCTAGACCACTTCAAGCGGATCAATGACGGCTACGGCCATGCTGTCGGCGACGAAGTTCTCAAGTCATTTTGCGATATCGCCCAAAAATGTATGCGTTCCACCGATCTACTTGGACGCTGGGGCGGTGAAGAGTTCGTAATCGTCACACCGAACAGCGGCCTGATGATCGCAATTCTGCTTGCGGAACGAATCCGCAAGGCGGTTATGGCCTACGATTTTCCAGTTGCCGGGCACGTTACTGCCAGTTTCGGTGTCGCTGAATATCGAGAGAACGAAACCTGGGAATCATGGCTTTGCCGTTCTGATGCCGCTCTTTACGCAGCAAAGGAAGGTGGGCGAAATCGAGTTATAACCGATGCCTGCGAGGCTGATGAAGCTGATGAGGCCGAGCTTCTCGATCTCTCGTTTCTCCGTCTGGTCTGGCGGAGCACCTATGAGTCTGGCCTTGCCGCAATTGATGCACAGCACCGGAACCTATTCGAGCACGCAAACAATCTCCTGACTTCAGTGATTGGCGAACGGCCCAAAGATGAAGTTCTTCCCCAGATTGAATCTCTTGTGATGGACCTGCTGGAGCATTTCCGGGATGAAGAAGCAGCTTTTCGTTCCATCGGGTATCCAGGAGCAGATGAGCATGCCCAAATCCACCAAGGGCTAATCGACCGAGCAGGAGAATTGGTGGAAAATTTCGCATCCGGTGAACTGGCCTTGGGCGACCTTTTCAATTTTCTGGCCTACGACGTGGTGGCGAAACACATGCTGTCGGAAGATCGAAAGTTCTTTGGGCACCTCCAGGCAGTTCGCGACACGGCGGTATAA
- a CDS encoding HU family DNA-binding protein, producing the protein MNKSELINAVADSAKMTKADAGNAIDAVFAAITTAMKSGDDVRLVGFGTFSVSARPAREGRNPQTGKTLTIAASKSAKFTAGKSLKDTINGR; encoded by the coding sequence ATGAATAAGTCTGAATTGATCAACGCTGTCGCCGATAGTGCCAAAATGACCAAGGCTGACGCGGGCAATGCCATTGACGCTGTTTTTGCAGCCATCACTACCGCCATGAAGTCCGGCGATGATGTGCGTCTGGTTGGCTTTGGAACCTTCTCGGTTTCTGCCCGCCCTGCACGTGAAGGCAGGAATCCGCAAACTGGCAAGACCCTCACCATCGCGGCAAGCAAGTCTGCCAAATTCACCGCCGGGAAGAGCCTGAAGGACACCATCAATGGCCGATGA
- a CDS encoding MucR family transcriptional regulator — MADDIKALTTKIVAAYLGGNTVEAKEVPNLIKSVYSTLVGTDAPVTALAEQQQPAVSVKKSVTPGHIVCLECGDHQKMLKRHLLTGHGLTADEYRAKWSLPRDYPLVAPEYAARRSELAKAAGLGYSRTNRKPKSAT, encoded by the coding sequence ATGGCCGATGACATCAAGGCTCTGACCACCAAGATCGTCGCTGCCTACTTGGGTGGCAACACAGTGGAAGCCAAGGAAGTCCCGAACCTGATCAAGTCCGTTTATTCGACCTTGGTTGGCACGGACGCCCCGGTCACAGCACTGGCTGAACAGCAGCAACCTGCCGTTTCGGTAAAGAAGTCTGTTACTCCCGGCCATATCGTCTGTCTGGAATGCGGCGACCACCAGAAGATGCTGAAGCGGCATCTCCTGACCGGCCACGGACTGACCGCCGACGAGTACCGGGCCAAGTGGTCGTTGCCCAGGGATTACCCCTTGGTCGCACCGGAATATGCTGCACGCCGATCCGAACTCGCAAAGGCAGCGGGGCTGGGTTATTCCCGGACGAATCGGAAGCCCAAATCAGCCACCTGA
- a CDS encoding helix-turn-helix domain-containing protein, whose protein sequence is MPPRKSAKPATAPKPAKDVRKVGRSTRGRLDDGSANPIDVHVGARIRLRRTLLGMSQEKLGECLGLTFQQVQKYERGANRVGASRLFDLSRVLDVRVGYFFEEISATAQAASPVEVIRGNVTKSVDVPDDDPMTKRETLELVRAYFSINDPKVRDQVLSMAKALGGAK, encoded by the coding sequence ATGCCGCCACGTAAGAGTGCCAAGCCCGCAACCGCCCCCAAGCCTGCCAAGGATGTCAGGAAGGTTGGTCGCTCCACGCGTGGCCGATTGGACGACGGCAGTGCCAATCCCATCGATGTCCATGTTGGTGCCCGCATTCGGCTTCGCCGGACCCTGCTTGGCATGAGCCAGGAGAAGCTTGGTGAATGCCTGGGGCTGACCTTCCAGCAGGTTCAAAAATACGAACGTGGAGCGAATCGGGTCGGAGCATCCAGGCTGTTCGATCTGTCCCGTGTTCTGGATGTCCGCGTCGGCTATTTTTTCGAGGAAATCTCTGCTACTGCCCAGGCAGCATCGCCGGTCGAGGTGATCCGGGGCAATGTCACCAAGTCAGTTGATGTCCCCGACGATGATCCGATGACGAAGCGGGAAACTCTCGAATTGGTACGGGCCTATTTCAGCATCAATGACCCCAAGGTCAGGGATCAGGTTCTGTCGATGGCGAAGGCTTTGGGTGGTGCCAAATAG
- a CDS encoding JAB domain-containing protein, which translates to MTADLPLPGLAETPTAPNQAKADHRGHRERLRTRFLEAPEALPDYELLELLLGAAIPQKDTKPLAKALIKRFGSFADVITADAEDLKTVDGVKDVAAATLKVVREAAIRLARAPVINTSVISSWDVLLDYCRTAMNTLPTEQFRLLFLDRKNTLIADEVQQTGTVDHTPLYPREVVKRALALHASAIIMVHNRTCRRPISHSIQ; encoded by the coding sequence GTGACCGCCGATCTCCCCCTTCCCGGCCTCGCCGAAACCCCAACCGCACCAAATCAAGCCAAGGCGGACCATAGAGGCCATCGGGAAAGGCTGCGCACGCGCTTCCTCGAGGCCCCCGAGGCCCTGCCCGACTACGAATTGCTGGAGCTGCTGCTGGGCGCCGCCATCCCGCAGAAGGACACCAAGCCGCTGGCCAAGGCGCTGATCAAGCGCTTCGGCAGCTTCGCCGACGTCATCACCGCCGATGCGGAGGACCTCAAGACCGTCGACGGCGTCAAGGACGTGGCCGCCGCCACCTTGAAGGTGGTGCGCGAAGCCGCCATCCGTCTGGCCCGCGCCCCGGTGATCAACACCTCGGTGATTTCCAGTTGGGACGTGCTGCTGGATTACTGCCGCACCGCCATGAACACCCTGCCCACCGAACAGTTCCGCCTGCTGTTCCTAGACCGCAAGAACACCCTGATCGCCGACGAGGTGCAGCAGACCGGCACCGTGGACCACACGCCGCTTTACCCCCGTGAGGTGGTTAAGCGCGCCCTGGCCCTGCATGCCAGCGCCATCATCATGGTGCACAACCGTACTTGCCGCCGACCTATTTCACATTCAATTCAGTAG